In Thermoanaerobaculia bacterium, the genomic stretch CGCAGCTGGTCGGGCACCTTCTCGACGGCGATCCGGGCGGGCATCCAGCCCGTCTCGACGCCCCTCCGGAGGAGGATCAATACCTGGTCGGCCTGAGGCGGGATCGCCGCAAGCCGGGCGAGATACATCTCGTAATCTCCTGCCGAACGGAACGGGGTCTGCTCCGGCAGGCTCGGAAGCTGAATCTGGATGCCGGACATCGGGCCGATCGCGAGATATTCGGTCGGAAATCGGTTCCCCTCGATTCCGATCTGGACGTCGTGGAGGAAGAGATCGTAGCTGACGCGGTTGGCAGGGGAGAGGGCCTCGCGGCGGAACGTCTCGAGCTCCCCGAGCTCCATTTCGGAGCGCCGCTTGCGTGCCTCGATCGCCTCGACGCTCATGTCGGTCAGCCGGTCGTTCCAGCGGTTGTCGCCGAGCGACGTCGCTCCTTCCGGGTATTGCTCGAGTCCCCACTGCCATTCCCGGTCGAAGAACCGCCGGAGCCGGGCATCCTCGCCGGATCCCGCGGCGGATGCGAGCGTGGCGCCGCCGGCGACGAGCAGCGCGATCAGAACAAGCCTTTCGACCATGATTCCTCCGAATCGGATCCTATGCTGGAGCGGTCCTGTGCCCGCTCGGAGAATCGCCGGGCTGCTCGAAAAGCCACGACATTTCAGAGGATTACGAGAGAATTGGCCGGGCCAGCCGAAAAAGCGGGAATTTGCGCCGATCGACGGGAATTCTCGTCGATCCATCGAAATGCGATCCGGAGAGCCGGAACCCCATCCCCGGCGCGTTTTGTGCATCAGTGTCTCGTGGGGAGCGAACGCCCGGACCTCCGGTGAAAGGATGAGACGCTGGTGGAACACAAAAAGAGCTTTTCGGAGCCACGAACCGATGCGGGGAACGATGCGGGCGGGCGCGTCACGCGGCCTCCGGGCCGACCCGCGATTCACGGCGAGGACTGGTCGAAGGTGACCGTGGTGATGCTGAATCGTCAGGTGATCTTTCTCGACCGGCTCTCCGCGGACATCCGCGCCGCGACGGGCTCGATCGTCAAGCGCGCGGAGATCATCCGCACGCTCGTCGACCTCCTGGCCGAGAGCGACGTTCAGGTGGGCGATGCCCGCCCGGGCAGCGACCTGAAAGAAATCCTGCGGAACTCGCTCGCACGGCTGGCCCGGGAACCCGAAACCGCGCTGACGTAAACGATGCTCGACGGGATGGATCCTCGGCCGCGCACCCCGTCGCCCGTCCATCCCCTCCTGCACACGTCCATCGCGGCGGCACCGGTCACGTTCTCCTCCGTTCGCCACGCGATCGGCCGCGGTCTTCGCCTTCGATGCCCCGTCTGCGGCGTCGGGCGGCTCTTCGCCTCGTTCTGGAGAATGCGGGAGGCGTGTCCGCAATGCGGAGTGAGCTACGGGCGGGAGGCGGGGTTCTGGCTCGGGTCGATGGACATCAACCTCACGATTTCGCTGCTTCTGATCCTGGGATCGCTCCTCTTCCTTCCGGAGCTCGATCTCGAGCGCGAGCTGATCGTTCTCGGCGCCGCGGCGATCCTCCTTCCCGCGCTCCTCTTCCGGTGGGTGAGGGGAGTGTGGATGGCGCTGATGTACCTCAGCGGCGGCGTCTATTAGACGTTAGCGGGCGCAGC encodes the following:
- a CDS encoding DUF983 domain-containing protein, with product MDPRPRTPSPVHPLLHTSIAAAPVTFSSVRHAIGRGLRLRCPVCGVGRLFASFWRMREACPQCGVSYGREAGFWLGSMDINLTISLLLILGSLLFLPELDLERELIVLGAAAILLPALLFRWVRGVWMALMYLSGGVY